ATGGCTTCATACTGGTTAAGGCTGCTCTGATTCATTGTGGACAATTTCTTACCTTTGGTGAGATCTGGGGTTTGGAATACAGCAAGTAAAATAGTAATTGTAGTAAAATAGCTGATTCATGAGGCAATTCTTAAAAGTTAAATATGCTCGTTAGCATCAGTGATAAATGGAAGCTGGGGGCATTGTAGGAAGAGAGGGAGCATTAGAAGAAGTGAGTCTATTAGCAATGAAGAGAAACCCAGAAAGGGACGTTTGGTACACAGGGGGTGAAGGgaagacagacacagaaagaGATGATTTTCAGGCTGAATGTTTGGCTAAAATGGCTACCAAGATGAGAAAAGATCCTTCTGGGAGAACAAGGAGGGAGTGCCTCAGAGGCCCTGCCGTTTTCTCTGCCTGCCAGAGAGGATGCCTCTTTGCTGGTTGCCTGCCAGCTGTGTTTGGATCACCTGTGGAAGCTGATTAAGTCAAAACCCTCTGAATATGCTcctaaaaaggacaaaaagcacCTGCACTGGGAGGTGGACTCTAATGGCTTTCCTGTACAGTTTCCCTGTGTCAGTAGTCTGAACTGTGCAACGGAGTCCCTAACAGCCCATACTGCAACCTCCACTGCAacatctttctccttcctgaagAAAGGATCTGGCCTGACTAAATATCCAAGCTGACATTTTGGTGGGCTTTTTAGGGCCAAGATAATTTTGCAGGCAGCTTGGGAAagcaaaatgatattttaaaatagaagtaaGCTTTCTTGACTTGGCTAAAGTccctgaaaatacatttctttctaaCTCTTCAGATGCAGCACTTCTTTCCTGTGACATTACAGGAGCAGCTCCACCTCCTGCCAAactttttgctggttttgagagcaaaactgcattttggTCTGAGGATGCTGTTTGGCTTTTCCAAATGAATGTCATGAGGAAGTGGTTGTGGTTGGGCAGATGAGATCAAGGTGCATCAAGAGCTAGTGActcttgatgatttttttaagaggaCGATGCAATCTCTGATTCAGAAGATCCCTGTGCCACAAATGCCTTCCCTCTGTGAGAACATCCTTGCCATGATCTTTATTCTCCTTTAGGCATCTGTTGCCTGGGTACTCTCAGGCAGAACGCAGAGGCCACATGGACCACTGGCCTGGGCCATTGCAACAGTTTTAATCATGGAAATCTCCTCACCCAAGGTGACACTTCATTATCTGAATTAGAAAGACTGTGTTTTTGAGTGGATGAGACCCGCAAATGTTTGTTCTTTCCCTTGTAACAATAAAGACACACCTTTTTTAATGAGTGAATGTCACATGCCAAACTCCTCCTATACCTGTGAGTTGCTTCTGAGAGCGCTGCCATGTTGAGGTTATGTTTATAGGCATGGGCTGGTGCTGTAGTTAACCACCAGTACTACCCTCTGTAGTACAGAAAACATGACTTGGAGGAGGAAATGGTggaaattttgctttgaagagATAAGGTTAGGGAGTTACAGCGGGTCAGGTGGCTCTTCTGAAACTGCCAGAGCACAATAAGAGGAGGTCTGGGGTAGGGAGGTGAAACTTTCAGGGACTCTTACTCAGTTTCTGAATTTTAGccaatttatgttttaaagcatctttttttttagtcatgttttttctttgattactaggaaaaaagtttctttgcTTATTATAACAACTACAGCAGTGTTTAGGCTGTGTTGGTCACGCTGCTTAAAACAATACAGTTGTATGCATATATCTTTATGCATCTGtattacatatatatgcatggGATTTCCTCGGATAAATATTAATCTAGAATTTAACGTATTGCtctaatatgttttttttttccccttggtaCTATTTAATTCAAAACTTGACTTGCTTATACtcttcatcatttttttcttttcttattaaaatccaaattaataaataaaaccagcacaatgTTCTACAAAGAAGATTCAATCTGCTGTTAAAGTTACAGGGTGAATCAGCTAAATGGGTATTAGCAACATACTGACAGAGCATAAGACGGGCAACATAGTAGGATTTGCAAATTAGTAACAATACTGCTCCTCTTCTATTTGTTGTCTAATTGATCGCTCACAGCATTGGGTCCGGAGATGGGGACTCCTGCTGCGGGTCTGCGGCCATGGGCGGATGGCTTACCTGCTGCCCAGAGTCAGCTCCCTGGCCATAAAACATCATGGCCTTTCTGAAGAGCCTGAGCCTTATTTTAAGCAACAATACCACCCTTGGTCAGAGCCCCTTTCCCCACGCACACCCTGTCATGGCAGGCTGGGGACAGTGCAGAGGTGCCCAGAGAGGAATTGGGAAAGCTAAGCCTTCCAAcagcattgaaaaaaacccaacaaactcaccaccaccaccaccaccaccaccaaaaacccaaacaaaaacagaaaaaaaaaaaagaagatttggCTGTAAATAAAGTGCCTAGCAACTCGGTGCTTAAATGACAGGAACTGGCATGTACGAAGCAGAGGAACAATATTTTGGTTTGACTCACTGATGGACTGACAAGGAGAGACAATCCCCATAGCAGAGGCCAGCAAGAGGTAGCAGAGGGAAGGTTTTCCGTGGTTCCTTGTCCTTTAcccttttttggttttccatCCTTCTTGCCTTTCAGTCTTGACATTTGGTTTGGCTGAGGACATTGTTAATATACATTGCCATAAAACCCTCCCTctaaaaagtgacattttaaagtgCCAGAAAGGGGACACTTAGCCTCATCACCTGGGTGGCCGTTCACATGCAGGTCCTTCGGTTGGAAATGGCACCACTACCACGGGCTTGAGAGGCTCCGTGGGACGATGCCACCAGGCAGACGGGCAGGAGGAGCCAGCCAGTGCTCCCAGGGGACGAGGCAGGGTACTCTGTCCCTGTGTGACCCTTTATTGCAATTGAGGTTCACCACCACTGTTTTTGGTAGCTCTGTGTGGGACCTGAGTGGGCATTGTTGTTTCTGACAGGAAGGTCTGGTAGGCGCTGGGCAGCATCCTGCTCTGGGAGCGAGGGGATGGCTGAAACCTGCTGGGTCAGGGGCACCCGCTCATCCCTCCCTGACTTCTGAGCTTGGGCTAAGGGGGAAACCTGGCCACCCTCGGGATGAACAATTTTGTCTCTCTGTAAAAATGGTGGCCCGGCCAGTGAGCCCACTGCCTTGCCAGAGACATTGTCTTGGAGAGCTCCAAGCTGGCCCCTGCctgcatttaggaaaaaaatgtttcctcctGTACTTGACATTTTCCTATTATCTGTGTGTGTTTAATCCCTCTTTGTGTCCTGCTGAGCTTCTGAGAAAGCAATTTAGAGACTTTATTCCGAGGAAAATCAAAAGTTAGTAGTACTTACACCAGGGCACATGTTACTTCCGattattaggaaaggaaaatgggaaTATTGCTCCTGAGTCTGTGCAGTGTTTGAGGTCGTAACTCCTGTGTGCACACCTAAAGCATGCGTCTGCTCTTGGGTCTGCCTTGTTGCAGCTGCTTGCATCTCTGTTTACAGAGTGGCAGCTCTTGCAGATGGTCAAAAGCACTTCAGTCGCTGTGATTTGGGTCGTTACCTGGCAGATGTGTGCAACATCAATGTAAAGGCAACACCCATCACCCACTGAACTCAGTGGCATGATTGTAGCTTTGCcccagaaaaattaagaaaactttAATTCTTTAAATTGATATTTTGAATCTGTTTCTCAGGGGGACTCTAGACCTACTTACCTCTCTCAGCCTTGGGCCAGATTGCTTTTCTTGATCTATATGGCATATAGTCTTGATCTCTTTGTGCTGTTTAGATAATTATACTCATTAACAGACCTAAAGGAGGTGTCAGACTAATTTTGATAGAATAACTAGGCTTCATCACAGGAGTTACCATGGCCCTGCCGCTGTGCAACATGAAGGAACGATGCAAGGGTCAGTGGTGTGAGCAGAAAGACCCTATAGCCAATCTGCTTGCCATGGCAGAACGCAGGAGGAACTTCATGCCACTGGCGGAAACAGGTACTTGCAAAGCAGAGGGCTGCAATTTCGCTGATTTGGATCACAGCCTTTAATcaccttcctcttttcttcatgtgttCATTTCAGGTGTGTGCAAGGGTGTGTCAGTCAGCCCCACTCATTATGACTGcctctgttaagaaaaaaaggagggtaaTTGTCATAGGCGATTTccttctgaggggaacagagggCCCCATATGCTGACCAGACCCATCCCACAGGGAAGtctgctgcatccctgcagcCCGCGTTAGAGACATTACCAGGAAACTCCTTTGTCTGGTACGACCCTCTGATTATTACCTGCTATTGATTATGCAGGTTGGCAGTGATGAGGTTGTGAAGAGGTCCAAAAGCGATCAAAAGTGACTTCAGGGCACTGGGGTGATTAGTTGAAGGATCAGGAGCACAGGCAGTGTTTTCCTTAATCCCATCAGTGGCAGGGAAGAATActgaaaggaacaggaaaactCTTCTGATTGATTGACATGTAGCTCAGAGGCTGGTACCATCAGtggaattttggtttttttgatcaTTGGGAAGTTTACAAGCCAGTGGGCCTGCTGGTGACAGATGGAGTTCAGCTatctcaaagggggaaaaggattcTTGCTCTTGAGTTGGCGGGGCTCATTGAGAGGGCTTGAAACTAGgttcaaagggggaagaggatatAACCAGGCTCACTAGAGAGGAGCCTAGGGATGGCATGCCAATGTTGGGGGTGAAATCAATAGGCCAGCTCAAGGGCATCTACGCCAGtgcatgcagcatgggcaacaaacaggaggatCTGGAAGCCACTGTGCAGCAAGATAGCTATGACTTAGTCACCATCACAGAAACGTGGTGGGATGACTCtcatgactggagtgctgcaatggatggctataagctcttcagaagggacaggcaaggaaggagaggtgttGGGGTGGCTCTGTATGTTAGGGAATGTTTTGATTGTATAGAGCTCAATGATGGTGATGATAAGGTCGAgtgcttatgggtaaggatgaaggggaaggccaacaaggcagatatcctGCTGGAGTCTGTTACAGAGCATCCAACCAGAATGAAGAGGTAGATGAAGAAAGTGACTGGCAGAAGTCTCACAAttgctagcccttgttctcatgggggacttcaacttagTGGacgtctgctggaaatacaacacagcagagaggaaaaagtctaggaggttcctggagtgtgtggaagctaacttcctgacacagctggtaaGTGAGCCTACCAGTGGAGATGCCTTGCTGGACCTGCTGTttacaaacagagaaggactggtGGGACATGTGGTGATCAGAGGCCCTCTTGGGCTTAGCGACCATAGGAGTTCTTGATTCTTAGCAAAGTAAGGAGGGGGGTCAGCAAAACCACTACCATGGACTTCGAGAGGACAGACTTTGGCTTGCTCAGGACACTGGTTGAGAGAGTCCATTGGGagacagtcctgaagggcaaaggggtccaggaaggctgggcattcttcaagaaggcagtcttaaaggtgcaggagcaggctgtccccatgtgccgTAAGATGAACTGGCAGGGAAGAtgactggcctggctgaacaggcAGCTTTTGCTgggactcaggaaaaaaaggagagtttaccACTtctggaagaaggggcaggcaactcaaaAAGAGTACAGGGTTCTCGTTAGGTCATGCAGAGTgaaaattagaaaggcaaaaACCCAGCTAGAACTCAATCTGACCTCTGTTGTAAGAgataacaaaaatgtttttacaaatacattaacaacaaaacgagagctaaggagaatctccatccaTTATTGCATGGGGGGGGGAACATTGCCAccaaggatgaagaaaaggctgaggtacttaatgccttctttgcctcagtctttaatagtcagACCAGTTGTCTCCAGGGCATTtagccccctgagctggaagacagggacagagagcagagtAAACTCCCTATAATCTAGGAGGAAGCAGTTAATGACCTGCTGTGCCACCCggacacacacaagtctatggggctggacgggatccacccaagagtgctgagggagctggtggaggagcttgccaagccactctccatcatttatcagcagtcctggttaacaggggaggtcccagacAACTGGAGGCTTGCCAATGTGACGCCTATcagaagggccagaaggaggatctggggaactacaggtctgtcagcctgaccttggTACTGGTGAAGATTATGGAGCGGTTCATCTTGTGTGCGctcaccaggcaggtgcaggacaaccaggggatcaggcccagccagcacaggTTCATGAAAgccaggtcctgcttgaccaacctgatctccttctatgaccaggtgacccgCCTAGTGGacaagggaaaggctgtggatattGTCtgcctggactttagtaaagcctttgacaccatttcccacagcattctcctagagaagctggcggctcatggcttagacaggtgtacgctttgctgggtaaaatactggctggatggctgagcccagagagttgtggtgaacggaATTAAATGCAGTTGGCAGTTggtcacaagcagtgttccccagggctcagtgctggggccagttttgtttaatatctttatcaatgatctggatgaggggattgagtgcgccctcagtcagtttgcagatgacactaaattgggtgggagtgtcgatatgcttgagggtaggaaggctctacagagggatctggacaggctagatCGACGGGCCAAGGTCACTTGTGTacagttcaacaaggccaagtgccgggtcctgcacttgggtcacaacaagCCCATGCAATGGTACAGACTTGGGGAAGAGTGTCTGGAAAGatgcctggtggaaaaggacctgggggtgttgtttgacagctggctgaacatgagccagcagtgtgcccaggtggccaagaaggccaacagcatcctggcttgtatgagacacagtgtggccagcaggagtagggaagtgatcatccccctgtactcagcactggtgaggccgcacctcaagtcCTGTGTTCACTtctgggcccctcactacaagaaggacattggactgtgtccagagaagggcaataaagctggtgaagggtctggagaacaagtcttatgaggagtggctgagggaactgggggtgtttagcctggagaaaaggaggctgaggggagaccttattgctctctgcaactacctgaaaggaggttgtatccaggtgggtgctggtctcttctcccaagtaactagtgacaggatgagaggaaatggcctcaagttgcatcagaggaggtttagattggatattaggaaaaaattcttcaccaaaagagtggtcaggcattggaacaggctgcccagagatgtggtggagtcaccatccctgaaggtgttcaaaaaacatgtacacgtggcacttcgggacatggtctagtaggcatggtggtgttgggttgatggttggacttgatgatcttagaggtcttttccaaccttaatgattctattCTAAGAGCACCATGCTGCAAACTCCTGTAGTCCCCGTCATTTGGGTCCTGAGGCTTTCATGCAAACCTTGTTTGGATCTATGCAGAGCCATGAAACACCATGCCAGGCAGCTTAAACAAACCACACTAAGACATGAAGCAGGTAATTTTTTGGTAATGccatacataaaatattttgcatttggaggaacagaagatggaaaaagcTTTGAGATAATTTCAAACTGTAGTTTCTGATGCAGATCAGAGAGAAAACTCAAGTATAACTTAATGCAAAAGGATTTTCTATAAAACTGAAAGATTTGTTTTGATGCAAAAATACTGGATGCTGTTCAAAATGGCCTCTAGAAAAGAGATTGTTTGCTAGTAAGTCTCCAATACTTTCTGGACCACTTCCTGTAGacttatttttcacttcataTTAACGTCTCCAGGACTGTTCCATGGAGATACGTGGTTGCAGGCTGGAAATCTTGAATCACAGACTGTATTGATTGTCAGGTGCAGGCAAAGGAGGAAAGATAGTGACAGATAATTTAGAAACCACAGGCTTTGTCACACCTAACCTGTGCTCATATCTCTGTTGTAGAGCAACATACTTTACACTGGACAGTGATAGTTTTGCTAAATGCAGTCACAGCCATATTGTCCTGTTTCccagatcatagaatcacagaatagtttgggttggaaaggacctcaaagatcatctagttccaacccccctgccatgggaagggagaccctccactagaccacgttgcccaaagcctcatccaacctggtcttaaacacttccagagatggggcatccacaacctctctgggcaacctgttccagtgcctcaccactctaacagtagagaatttctttctaatatctaacctaaattgaccctccttcagcttaaaaccattaccccttgtcctgtcactacatgcccttgtaaccagtccctctccatctttcctgtaggcccctttaggtactggaaggctgctctaaggtctccccagagccttctttcctccgggctgaacaaccccaagtctctcagcctgtcctcacaggagaggtgctccagccctctgatcatctttgtggccctcctctggatgaGATATGCCAACTTAAGTTGTCCCAGGAACTGACCTGCCTGTGTTAATATACAGTGCTTTTTAACTTTCAGAATTTTCCCTATTCACCTGAGAACAAGAAGGAAattgatgttttttaaaagaaaaatgtcctcAGCAAGAGGAAGCTGgtcttgttcttttaaaaaatgccaacCTTGTCACGTATTGCAAAGCTTGGGTGCTTGGGACACTGAAGCTGTACCTGCGCAAATGCTTCTTTTCCAACAGCCTCCCCCATTGCACCATGGGCTCCAGCTAGCCTTGGGAGTATCTGGGGGAACTCTTCTCTTCTTGAgctctgaaggagaaaaaattaaagacaggGCCACCAGATGAGACACTTGTGTACACTCCCACGTTTGCTGAGTTTCCCTGGAGAGGGGAGTTTGGGGAGCTGGTGCTATACTGGGAAAAGACTATTGCGAGAGTGAAACAGGGAAGTAATGGGATTGTGACAGAAGACAGGGCACAGTCCTGTATGGACAGGAAGGCTGAGACTTGTACTCTGCACCCAGTCCAGGGGCTTGCATgggtctgcagggctgggggtcgcggtgaggagctgcagctggggtGAGTCCCCAGAGCAGGGTGCACCTCTGGGGTGTTATCTGGATGGCTCCCTCTTACACGTGGCTGGGGACGTGGAGAGAGCTGAGACACCAAGCTGGGAATGCCCAAGGTGTTGGTGCGATCTGGGTCCTTGCAAGCCTCCCCCCCAATCCCCTCCACAAACACCTCTGGGGATAAttgcaaatgtttcatttgagaaaaaaagaacaccaTTCCTACGAGTTCCAGATAAGCCTGAATTTGCTCTTGGTGATTAAACCAATGACAAAAGCAGGGACTTGCTGTGAAatcatacatatacatacatgtgatttggaaaatttataaaatatgttttacaaTTTACACAAATTTACAAATGTTTGTATTGCCtgggtgtgtgcgtgtgtgtgtgtgtgtgtgtgtgtgtatgtgtatttatatatctgTATAAGGTATGCTTCTTCATACATGgcctgaaaaacaaagacagtCTGGCTCTGGATAGCCAGTGTGGTAAATACGTAAGTTGGGAGGCTGCTTTCCCAGTCATCCAGAACAGGGAcctttttgattttatttttttttaagatctgttACCAGTGATCAAACCCAGAAACAAGAACTAAATATGGTCAAGTCACATGAGTCTGATTCTGttgaaatcaggaaaaatgagTATATTATGTTATGGTTTCTTGCTCTtgagtatttctgaaaaggTTTTAATGGGTTTAATACAAATTGCTCTCAATTGCTTTCTTTTAGTTCAGTATTggaagggcttttttttgtaCACGTCCTGGAAATCCTGCAACAGAGAAACATCAGACTCTCAAACAGTGTCATGAGAGCCGGGAATAGGAGCaaactgcttctgcagctctgttgTCAACCTCAGAACACCACCCTTTcctgaaaacactgttttcaggaGATTCATGTAATTCCTCCCAGACAACTGAAGAGCACGAAAACAGATGCAGAGCAGATTTTCATATACtcttttgtgtatgtgtgtgtgtatatatatatgtatgcatatgtgtATTCTCACACAATTTTACATACGtatttaattaaagcaatttttaagtTAATCACGAGACTACTGTGAGCTATacatacaagaaaaaacagatcCGAGGAATACTCTATTTAAAGATAAAGCTAATTTAAATATaagatgcagaagaaatgtgaacttttgaaatattttcaaaattcattagTGAATCAttgcaaaaatgcatttcactGTGGGAAGAATTTCAGTAAACTAGGACTCCAGTTCTACTTGtttcatgcttttgaaaatactgactGAAGTTAATGGGACTATTCTTATGTGTAAGATGAGCTACATTTGGTCCCAGGAACACCTGGCTGGactttaaaatgtacttaaacCTGCAATGCAAAACCTTTTCATTGCTTGGAAAGGGGAATTAGAGCAAAAGGAGGGCACTAAGGTGGTTTTGGAGATTCTAAATAGAACATTCCTGGTTGGAAGGCAGAGATCAAATTTCCATGAAATCTACAGCTCTGGGGACTGTAAACTtggtttgctgtatttttagatGGGAAGCCAAATCCAATTCTTTGTTAAGAAGGGAGGAAGTGAAAGGCAATGCACTTCCCTGGGTAAAAATTCTCCCATCCTACTGCTCTAAACCAGTAGCTGGTGGGCCCGTGGGTTAATAGAATGAGTAACAGAAACATTATACTCTTCTCACCAGGTTAATTTATGGAggtgtgtaatttttttttggcactgtGACCTTTTGGGGTTTGCTTTGATaatatttctctctcaaaattTATACTTGATTTGTAACCAGATAGATATGCAATGCATTAATCTGGTACGAggatgaaagaatgaaaattattgttattgtttGGTTCTCTTTTACCTAGACAGGAGAGGGGGGTATGCACAACCCCCTTCTCACCTCAGCATGCCCTAGTGAGTAACCTAAACTCTGCAAAAGGTGAAACATCCAAGTAATCTAAcccactgttgttttttttccaaagcagctgACCCAACATCAAATATGTGACTCATGGCCCCTCCAGCAAAAAGATCGGGAGCTCTTTCTGGGTCGGTGCAAGAACCCCACAGGATGcaaagaagatgaagatggGAGGAACCTGTCTGGGTCTGCCAGTTGGCCAGCACTTGCTGGCTCTGGGACACAGGCACTTTTCAAACAAATGGAGAAacatggtatttaaaaaaaacctattgCTGTTATTCTCTGTCATCTGGCATGGGCACATATCTGTTGCTTCTTCACTCTCTGGCTTGTGAGAGCCCTGGTGGGTCAAAGCCATGGTTAGTAAGGTGCTGAAAATGGGGAGGAGGTCTGAGGCATCAGCCAGGGTAACCCGGTATCAGTGGACATGCTTGTGTGGATTTCTGAGGATATGTTGGCATGGAGGGCAGATTCAAGTAAGCATGATCATGAATTTGATTGCCAGCAGAACATCTTCTGGGAATGATGTTAAGAAAAATGCGTGTGGGTGAGTCCCCTGAAATAGGTAGCTTTCAATTAGAGACGACCTGGCTTTAAATCCCTATGAAGGGAGTTTAATGTacagcactgaaatgaaattagattttttttttctaatgtgctgttccttcttgtttctttcagatggatttcagaaaattcagaCTGTTTGTTTGCCTTGTAGGGCTCAGCTGTATTAGCTTCTTGGTTTTTTACAACAATATGACCGAATTCTGTATATTCTGTGAAAACAGCCAAGATTACATATTCCCCATAGAGACTTTTAGGAGAATCGAAGGAAATTTCTCATATCTCCCAGATATAGACTGCCGTAAGAACCCACCTTTCCTTGTCCTGCTTGTGACATCCTCGTACCATCACATTGACGCCAGGATGGCCATCCGGCAAAcctgggggaaggaaagaatagTTGCTGGCAAGCGCCTGGTGACATATTTCCTCCTGGGAAGCACTGTGAACCTCAGCCAGCAGGCTGATATTGCTGCTGAAAGCCAAAAGTACAAAGACATTATTCAAAAGAATTTCACAGATACATATTACAATTTGACTTTGAAGACCATGATGGGAATTGAATGGATTCACAGATTTTGTTACCAGTCCAgctttgtgatgaaaacagacACAGATGTGTTTGTCAATGTTTTTTACCTCACTGAGCTTCTTCTAAGGAAACAGAGGACCACTAGATTCTTCACAggctttttaaaactgcatgaGTTCCCCATACGGAAAAGATGGAGTAAGTGGTATGTGAGTAGAGAAGAGTATCCAGGAAAGACCTACCCGCCATTTTGTTCTGGGACCGGATATGTTTTATCCACTGATGTTGCTAGTCAGATCTATAATGTTTCAGAGAGTGTTTCATTCATTAAACTGGAGGATGTATTCATAGGACTGTGCCTtgccaaattaaaaattcaactgGAGGAGCTTCATTCAGAGCAGACgttttttccagaaaggattaggttctctgtttctcactttaAGAAAATTGTGATGTGCCATGAAGTAGAACCATCTGAGCAGCTGAGCTATTGGAATCACTTAGTGACAGAAAATTACGG
This sequence is a window from Balearica regulorum gibbericeps isolate bBalReg1 chromosome 1, bBalReg1.pri, whole genome shotgun sequence. Protein-coding genes within it:
- the B3GALT5 gene encoding beta-1,3-galactosyltransferase 5, yielding MKMGGTCLGLPVGQHLLALGHRHFSNKWRNMMDFRKFRLFVCLVGLSCISFLVFYNNMTEFCIFCENSQDYIFPIETFRRIEGNFSYLPDIDCRKNPPFLVLLVTSSYHHIDARMAIRQTWGKERIVAGKRLVTYFLLGSTVNLSQQADIAAESQKYKDIIQKNFTDTYYNLTLKTMMGIEWIHRFCYQSSFVMKTDTDVFVNVFYLTELLLRKQRTTRFFTGFLKLHEFPIRKRWSKWYVSREEYPGKTYPPFCSGTGYVLSTDVASQIYNVSESVSFIKLEDVFIGLCLAKLKIQLEELHSEQTFFPERIRFSVSHFKKIVMCHEVEPSEQLSYWNHLVTENYGGVL